The DNA region CCTCAAAATTTCATATACCAAAACTGAACTTGGCCGGGTAGTATTGGCTGCTTAGTATTAACTGTAGATGCTGTTATTAGGAGTTTCAGGTGCAGGTAAACAAACTTACGGATGATATTGATATTAGTTCTCATGAGCGTTTCCTCGCGGCCCGTAAAAGCACATGGGTTAGTGTGCTTGTTAATTGTTTTCTGACATCCGGGCAAGTGATTACTGGCGTATTTTCCGGATCTCAGGGGCTTATTGCGGATGGTATCCATTCTCTGTCTGATTTAGTTTCAGACTTTGTGGTGCTTATTGCTAATCATAAAAGTAAAAAAAATCCCGATGATGACCATCACTACGGGCATCATCGTTATGAAAATGGTGCATCATTAATTCTGGGGACAATTTTATTCATTGTTGGCATCGGGATGTTATGGTCAGCAGCAAATAAAATGCAACAACCAGATGATATTCCTCAGGTACATATTGTTGCTCTGTGGGTGGCCTTAGCCGCACTGGTTATCAAAGAGCTTCTTTTTCGCTATATGCTGGCAGTAGCAACCCGAGTAAAATCCACTATGCTGGTTGCCAATGCCTGGCATGCCCGCTCTGATGCCGCCTCATCTTTGGTGGTGGCTATTGGTATTATTGGTAGTTTATCAGGGTTTAAATTGCTTGATCCGGTAGCTGCACTGGTTGTGGGACTGATTGTGACCAGAATGGGATATTCATTTATGTCAGATTCGCTTCATGACTTGATGGACAGGGCCGTGGATATTGAAACTGAAAATAGTATAAAAACAACATTATTGTCCACGCCTGGGGTCGAAGGCATCCATGACCTCAAGACCAGAAAAATGGGGGACCTTGTTGTGGTTGATGTTCATCTGGAAATTGATGGTGATTTATCAGTGAAAGTAGGACATGACATTGCTGTTTTGGCCAGGAAATCAGTTTTAGATAATCATCATGTTTTAAATGTTATGACACATGTTGACCCTTATTTTAAAGGTGATAATAGTCCTGGTTGCGGGGGCAAATAATCCTGAAAAATAATATGAATGCTGCTGTTTTTTGAGAAGATTGGGAAGGGATTATTTTTTTGCGCAATATTACCCCTTCTGACTGTGAAAACGAGAGTAAACAATATGGAGGCTATTATGAGAAAAATTATGCGTACTGTTGTGATAGGAGCCACCCTTCTTTTATCCCCCTGTGTAATGGCTGGTTCTGACGGTGTTGAACATGCCATGAAGATGATGAATAAAAGCTACCGCGCAGCACTTAAGGAGGAGGACGTTACATCCTTCAGGAAAGATATGCGGGAACTGAAAGCAACAGCAGAGTCCATCCTGAACAGCCCTGTAGAAGGGTATGACAGGGAAACGTATGTTGCAGGCATGTCACTTCTAATTGATGAGGTAACTGCCGTTGAAAGTACCGCTGAGAAGGAAGGTCTTGACGCCGGGAAAATTGCAGCACAGAAACTAGGCAGTCTGATGAGAAAATACCACAATAAACTAGGTGTTGACTGAGACCGGGAATTATTCGGTGAAGGTAGATATGCTGGAAAGATATCCCTGAACTGACATGATACACGTGCCTGTAATCAAGCAGATAGCTATGCACTGGTGAGGAAATTTCACAACGTTATCTTATCTGCAAAATACATATAAAAATGTTGGGGTAACAAACATGCATTATCAATGCTACATATTTTAGTTTGTTGCCTCAACATAAGTTAAGTACCTATTGGTGTTGCGCGGGGTGGATTCAGGGGGCCAAATTATATTTGGTGGTCACGCGTCAGTCTGTGTTTTGTTTGTTGGTCATGATGACCTGCTCCCCGTTGATTAACACACTGATGCCCGTAATGTCTTCATCATCGGTATGAGACCCTCATTAAGATGCTTTTTTCCGGCAAATAAATCATCAGTATCCTCTTCGAGGCTGGAACAGGGATTCTAAGCCATGTGCTTTGCCGTAAGAAGATCATTTCCGACGTCACCTAATGTGGCTTGGTGAATGGATTTTGTCATGGCTGCACTCTTCATCGGTCGTCGGATTAAGTGCCGTACGATCCACGTCGCTTTTGGAATTTCAAGCGTTCAGATATAAGCATTCTGTACAGCATTGCGTTGTTTCGTGGCTATCTGGCGACGATAAGAACCACTCAGGAACCTGAATTTACCTGTTGAGTACTGGGCCTTTGAACATGGTTTGGATATTACTGAGTGCATCTTGGTTTTGAGAAGTTAAGGTTATCATTAATAAAAAGGCATAATATTGAGTGGTCAACCAACCTTAAAAAAGTGGCTAAATTATGAACGAAAATTTACGTAATGCTCTTCCTCACAAAAACACACCATTTCTACGTGTGCTGCATATCATCGTAGCTGTATTGATTTTATTGCAGATTATTAATTCAAACCTTACCGAAAGCGATGCGCTTAGTGACTATACTCTCACTGGGTTCGTAACATGGTTCCATGTTATCACTGGGTTATCACTGATTGTCCTTGGGTTTGTCATGCTTGCATGGATGCTGACACAACGAGGATTTCGTTACTATTTTGCCTGGGTGGTCCTTGATTTTCGAGGTGTGGTTGAAGATATCAAAATGCTGATATCATTCCGTCTTCCTGAAGCTCATGCTGGTGGGATTGCTGCTCTGGTTCAGGGGCTTGGTGTACTTGCACTATTGGGCGTTGCATTATGTGGTGGATTCTGGTTTGCTCTCAATACTGCTCTTGGCACGTCACCTGTGCTGACAGAAACCGTCCTGCATGTGCATAAGTTTCTGACTGTATTTATTGAAACCTATTTCTGGGCACATGGTGCGAT from Enterobacter chengduensis includes:
- a CDS encoding cation diffusion facilitator family transporter, with the protein product MQVNKLTDDIDISSHERFLAARKSTWVSVLVNCFLTSGQVITGVFSGSQGLIADGIHSLSDLVSDFVVLIANHKSKKNPDDDHHYGHHRYENGASLILGTILFIVGIGMLWSAANKMQQPDDIPQVHIVALWVALAALVIKELLFRYMLAVATRVKSTMLVANAWHARSDAASSLVVAIGIIGSLSGFKLLDPVAALVVGLIVTRMGYSFMSDSLHDLMDRAVDIETENSIKTTLLSTPGVEGIHDLKTRKMGDLVVVDVHLEIDGDLSVKVGHDIAVLARKSVLDNHHVLNVMTHVDPYFKGDNSPGCGGK
- a CDS encoding cytochrome b562, yielding MLLFFEKIGKGLFFCAILPLLTVKTRVNNMEAIMRKIMRTVVIGATLLLSPCVMAGSDGVEHAMKMMNKSYRAALKEEDVTSFRKDMRELKATAESILNSPVEGYDRETYVAGMSLLIDEVTAVESTAEKEGLDAGKIAAQKLGSLMRKYHNKLGVD
- a CDS encoding cytochrome b/b6 domain-containing protein, with product MNENLRNALPHKNTPFLRVLHIIVAVLILLQIINSNLTESDALSDYTLTGFVTWFHVITGLSLIVLGFVMLAWMLTQRGFRYYFAWVVLDFRGVVEDIKMLISFRLPEAHAGGIAALVQGLGVLALLGVALCGGFWFALNTALGTSPVLTETVLHVHKFLTVFIETYFWAHGAMGLLHIFLTVRSQRKNPVTE